Part of the Equus asinus isolate D_3611 breed Donkey chromosome 11, EquAss-T2T_v2, whole genome shotgun sequence genome is shown below.
CTTTGGCAGACTGCTTCCATGTAATTTTTAATCACTTAAAATGAAGATGTTGAATTACACAATCTCTAAAATCTCTTCCAATTCTAAAGGGCAAGAAGGACTTCATCTACATTCATTTAGACATCTGGAAAATAATGTACAACCTGGAAACTCATTTctacttaaaattaaaacaatctgTAGAAGAATCTTAAGGAGCTTTTGCCTTCCTAGAATTTCTTCAAGATCTTTGATTCAAACATACCAGTATTTTTAGCACAACAATCACAAGGTCAGAGGTCCTGAACAAATACCAGAATCCAGTTGCTAGTATTTAAAAGGTAGCAAGAACAGAATGTCTCTACTTAAGAGTCTCTATTCAGCCTATTAGAAAATTCCTCATCGTCCATGATAGAACACTTTAAAAAGTTCACAAGTTATCTTAATATCAGGATATATGAATTATACCTTTTTTccaggaatattagccctgagctaacaatctgccaccaatcctctttttgctgaggaagattggccctgagctaacacctgtgcccatcttcctctattttatatgtgggacgcctgccacagcatgtcttgataagcggcacataggtccgtgcccgggatctgaaccagcaaaccccagaccactgaagcagagcatgtgaacttaactgctgcgtcactgggccagccccaaattatatgtcttaacaaatatttttgaaatgtaccctttttcaattcttctttttttcaagattttagcTAGTTTATTTAGTCCACGGAGACTAGTGGTGATATCATCATTCATGGTTGCTGAATCAATTCTCATCTGAGCTTCCGCATATGTAAGAGAAGCCTAAAAAGGAAACCATATGTTAACATAACTCTTACAAAAACTGGCTTACTATGTTCTCATATTTCCACTACCATAAACTGCATAATTTTGAAAAACCTAAAATCAGTTAACAAAAGAGAATCAAGATTCCTAGCTATAATATTTATACTCCACATCTCAATTTCTGGTTCATTAACTGATGTATTATTTAACCTAAGCAAACTtatgttaaaacaaaaagtaGTATTGTTAGTAAATAAATTGCTTAAACTTTACTTTCATAGTTCAGTTAATGTACAAATACTTAGATAaggataaagtaaaataaaaaggaaggtaGGATTATTCTGATAATGACTGTAAAGTGAAATCCTTTCCAGATGATCATTACTTCTTTACTTTACATTAAGAAAACTGTAATAATCTAGACATCATGTTTTATAAGAAATCTAATAAACACTCCAAGTATCTAAGAATGAGACAAATCATAgtactagaaaatatttaaagtaatttccAATTACAATCCAAATATACAAATATCCAAATGTTTTCCTACTTCTCTACTCATGGAAAACTACCATATTTTagcttattcaaaaaaaaaaaagtagcttcacaagtaaaattcaggaaTGGCAGAAGAGTTAGTTGATGCAGGCCAGGTCAGATTCTTCAGAGAGCCAAATTATCTACTAGGGGCTAAGAATTCCTcttctaaaaatgttttctcttatatACATGTTCACTAAATTTTTTTCGTGTAATTTTGTTACACTGACCAAGTCTGGGAGAATTATAAACTCAtcttatttaaaaacacaaatctagGAAGGCTTAAATCATTCACACATCACTGTCAGTCTAACACTGCCTCCTTTCCAACCACTGGTTGATTAGAACAGAAAGAATGAAgttaaagggagagaaaaagttgGTAAATTTGGAAAATGGATCATTGGAAGAAACGGGGTTTGGCAAACTCAGAGGAAGATTCAGGGAAAATGAGAACCTAAGGGAATCTGGGgagaacaaaaaaaggaaaaggataaggaGAAAGATGATGTGGCTCCATTCTGTCTGAACACAGATCTCATGCTAGTTCTACTGGAATCCAACTATGATTTATAACACCATTTCTATGAGAATAAGCAAGAAACAAGAAGATGATGCACATGACGACTTTTAAAATACTAACCAATGATTAGTTGGGACAACTTCAAATACTGGCGTTCCTGAGTTAGGGCAAAAAGTCATCTATTTGGTCTTCTCAAGTATATACGCTTTGTAAGTTTCTGAATATAGGACAACTGTCACATAAACTCATTTCTAAACAACATCAAGAATTAAGCAGATAACTCAAAGAAAAACCTAGATTTTGCTGCAACATTGGGgaagagtttctttaaaaaaaagcctaactttttcaaaaaaacctAGAACACCATTAAAAGTAccaaacattttaatattaaatattaaccaTGAAACTAACCTTCGAATTAATGGCACTTTTAGTAAACCTCGTTTTTAAGATTTCAGCATTGTGATTCATTTCCCAAATACATGAAAATGCCAACCTACGGGGGAAAATAAACAGTATTTGTAAATGGGAATTAAAGTAGTAAATACTATGTTCTTATGAAAAAACATGCATAAATACCTGTCAACGTTACATCTCAAGGAACATAAGTTAGAGCTAAGCAACTCTGGAACCATGTCAATCCTCTGAAACAGATAAAAATAGAGTCACAGATTACTCAGCTATAGCCACACATTTATTGGTGGTTCTATTCTCAAATAGCGttaatttaacaagaaaaaaaaggtctttgtgaatagaattgagaaaatgtgaaataaaaagtcTATTTCTAGAAAAGCACTTATACACAATCATCACAAAAgggaagcaatgaaagaaaactgGACTTCATGTCAGCGGACCTCAGTTTAAATCCTCTACACAAACCACCTGGCTGTCCTCTGAAAGTCTGAAACCTCTGGTCTGTATAGTAAGTTTGTACAGATAACAGACACAAACCCTACTAGCCCGAGGACTGGACTTTTCTCCAATGCTTAATACAAACTACATGGCATTCTAAACATACTAAAAAAGAGAGACACcaaatttttacagaaaatagCTATGCGGAAGAACTTTGACAATGAATTCGTAGCAAACTAAGCTTAACTTTTCCTTCTACTTTCACAATTTTTCTATGTAAGTTTATGGGAGCATACctaaaaaagaggaataaatggtaaattttgaCAGAATTGACTCATGTCttaatcaaaaacagaaaatacgtTAGTTACCCATAGATAAAGTTAAATGCTATACAACAATGTACCTCAACCATATCTACTTGTTATTTGGGCCACTCTATAACAAAAAACATGGGAACATTTTCACAGATTTAAGCTCACCCTATTCTGTGTATGTCTTTTTGCTAATTCATATACTAGTCCAGACTGTTCAAGAATCCTAAAGCACCCATAATTTTTACAAACTATGCACAATTAATGTAATAGTTACTCATCTTATTTCACTAAATACTGATGCTCTCCTTTCCTCAGGAAATACCTCAGATGACTCTATTATTAAGAATAAGGCAGATGATGAAAAAGTTATAAGcatatatcaaaatttcattttaaatttaacacaTTTACCTTTTCACAAAGATATACAGTTGTTCCCCTTCTGGCTGATTCTTGATCTAAAGCATTTCCTGGCCTAATAAAGTGGCTAACATCAGCAATATGAACACCAAccttagaaagataaaaataaaaggatgtgaACATTCTTAATTGGGTAAATGTACTAATGCAGTTCTAATAAGACAAAATTTAGCTAAACTGGAAAAAGGGTCAGTCACATTTaccaattcaattttttttttttttatagaagggttttttttgtttttttttaaaggttttatttttttcctttttctccccaaagccccccagtacatagttgtatattcttcgttgtgggtccttctagttgtggcatgtgggatgctgcctcagcgtggtttcatgagcagtaccatgtccgcgcccaggattcgaaccaacgaaacactgggccgcctgccacagagcgcacaaacttacccactcggccacagggacagccccaCCAATTCAACTGATACATGCCTATTAGTCTCTGCAGCTAAAACTAACTATACTTGGCATGAATAATTCACAAATTCTATAATGggtcaaaagaaaatgaactcaaGACCAGAACTATATTTAGATAAGAATGTCATTACAATATGAATACCTCGAAATTTCCATTTTCAAGCTCTCTACAATGTAGAGCATCATCTATATCAGTACATCCTGGTGGGTCCACACTACAAACACACAGATGTCTCAGGTCTTCTCGATTTTTCATGTCCTGGAAGATGCCacattataaagaaataaaaaattatattttggtaGCACAAATGCAACACAGCTTTTGGGAAATCAACTAtctataggggaaaaaaaaaaaaaccttagctTTATTTCTTAATGATAACCACACATTATAATTTGTAATTTGTGGTTTCCTCACCTTTGAAAATATTGACATAAACTACCATTAGTCCCCTAGAAGAAGTTATCTTTCAGTACAGCAAATGATTTCTGTAATACCTAAGAGTGGTGTGTCTAACTAAATGCAGAGGACGAGAGGACCATGGTTTCTACACGTTTAAAACACATATAGAAACCAAACAAAATTAGCTCAGACAGAGTAATTTATAAAGTCACTAAGAATTCTTTCCAACTTACCTTTTCAGTAATGCTCCAGGGCATCTTTGGTAGAAAGCTAAGAACGGCCTGAGAAAAAGGCTGATGGGGAACATCGTGCTCAAGTAACAAAacttctgtttctgtctctttatctCCAACTTCCCCTAAATTTTTTACAAAGTGTCCCTAAAACCAAAAGGTATTATTAGAAAGGTGTATTTCAAAGCCTTTTGTttggtcatttatattttaacatcacATTAAATTCTTGAACATTTATATATCACCTTAGTACTTCTAAACATTCCTATCACTTCTTAAAAATGACCCCTCAGTAAATTAAAGCTGAAAATGACAAGACTTCTCAAGTGACTTACTATGGAGACTTCCTGAGGGCCCAGTTCTTACATAACAAGGCGTCTGTTTACTTCCTATTATCTTTCAAGTTTAAAACGTGCTTCAAATATAGAAGCTTCAAAATTCGTTTATCAGAATCTACTTAAGTCTCAAACACCATTTTTGTAGTCACTATCAATAAGTTATTTGTTTGGAAATATGAGTAAAAGTAACCAGATGATTTACATTGGAATTTCATaagattaattttcaaattgaaTGCACTACTTAGCAAGTAACTTTTTGAAATATTCCTAAATTTCAGAATGAGTTTTATATAACAGCAGATTCTACTTTCACCAAAAGAAgcaatttttaattattctaaaataaaattaataattcaagCTTACATTTGGATATCTGGAATTTCTGGGCCAACCatcaacagcaacaataattCTCCGTCCTTCTAAAGTAGACGCTTGTCTGGTTTCTATCCGAATTCTAGGGATTCTCTTATCAGCAGGTGTAAAGAGATGCCTTCTTGACTacagaaaattaggaaaaaagattttacacacacacaaatgtgggGATGAGGGCAAGGGGAGGACTATAAGTTCTATTAGTGTATCATTTTTATTACATAGCAACATGCACTTTACTCACCTCCTTAATATCAGACTTAGAAAGCATGCCACAATATGGTCTCCAATTCCTCTTTATTATTCCAACAACTCTACCGGTCGGctttaacattttttcatttacaGCAGTCTTAagctgagatttaaaaataaaaattctcagttaTTTTTCTGGTAAGTATAATGAGACAATTACTCTTCAAAtggaatatgaatatgaatactAAAACTTTCAGGCAGTAAATTATGACATAAAACTACAGAATCTTGATGCTTCAAAATTCTAGGCAAGAGTATGCCAAACCAAACAATGGAAATAGTTCCATAATAACAAAGCACTACAAGAAAGGATGatcaaaaaacaaaggaaaaaataaatacaatcaaaTAAACACGTCAGAACTCAACTCTTCACTTTTAATATGAAGATCTACtgactaaaacacacacacaggtctgGAGATTAATAGACTAGGATTTTAGTACTAGTTTGCACTAATTAGCTGTGtggtatttattaattcattaaaaaagagATGTATCTTTAAAGGTTCTTCCTtatccaaaacaaaaacccaaataaaGAGAATTTCTTATTAGAAACAGCAGAAGGACCTTATAGTATTTTACCTCTAACATTCTCCTATGGCCTACACTCTGCAAGGATAATGTTACAATAAGACTCCAGAGCACTGAATATAatccacagaaaaagaactacaaaTGATGTATGAATTCCTACTATTCATATTACTCTTGTAACTCTACAATAGGAAATTCAATAGGTCATATCAAGTAGACTTTGGCTTataagaaaaaactgaaagcattcTCTTCATAACAAATACAGTAATAGAAAAGGAATTACCAAATGTACCCAAATATAAGGGCCCAGAAGTACCTCTGTTATGCTGAGGGAATTTTAACTTTTCATAAAagcatttcagaaaattttacatttgtatttacTTAAATCTCACTAATGCAGACAGATCATGTCCCTGAACTGTCACAGAGTTCCAGTTTCATACTCAAGTTAACTGTTTTTGTATTTAAACTCACTTACTTGAGCAAAATAAGacattaatttaaaagaagactACTTAAGCACTTAGAGGGACAACAACTACGTATATGATGTATTAAAACTACAGAactataatttattcaataaatctGAGAATTGAGATTTAACTTTCTCCAAAGATGACACACTGATTAATTATACAAAGCTACACGGACAAAAATTAAAACCTGCTTGGTTTCATACAATgcgttctctctcctcttctttctccacatCGTCTTCATTTTGACCTTCGTCATGTAAAACCACAGAAGACGGAGCTACCCACTGATTCCTGGGGAGAAGCTCCACAGCCACAATATCTTCATGAATAGCTCGGTTTAAATTTTTGAGTCCTTGTAAGATTATCTATATAAAAGAGCAAATGGCATGTGCCCAGAAATTTTCAACGGCAATAAAATAATGGGAAGGTTACCAACCAAAAGTTTAGATACATTTTGAATGTCTCTGTATatctctctttgcttgaggaagattgtcgctgagctaacatctgtgccaaacttcccctattttatgtggcatgcctccacagcatggcttgacgagcagtgctagggccatgcccgggatctgaacctccaaaccccgggctaccgaagcagagtgcatgaacttaaccactatgccaccaggccagccccttattctGCCCTCTTAATTTCTCaatatcaagttaaaaaaaaaaaacatggtcaAAAAATATAGGTTGTGTTCCTGGCTTCACTGTAACTCTTACAACATTAGTACCAAAAGACCTTAAATTTTCTTGACCTCTCTAAATTTCAGGGTCCTGATTAGTAAAATAAAGAGTACCTACTTTTATAGGCTGggttgaagattaaatgaaatgcaGCATGCAAAGTTAGAAGAGCAGCTGGCAAATAGCACCCCAAAAGCAACTGCTTTTCACTTTCAAGTGAAGCCCTCTGGAGCAATTACATGTTATGTAAATAGTATTTCTCATAACTGGTCATACCatataaaatagaatcatatttattattatctGGGTGACTAGATTTTTATTCTCCTAAAAGTATGTTAACAAAAAGTTCTTCAATAAGCAGTTTTCTAAAAAACTGATGAATTCTACTAGTATCTATGACTTCCCACATAACTGCCTTAAAACTGATAAACAGGGAGATAAAGCAAATTTAAATtctcatataaaattttaaacacttatgagaaaaaacaatgaacagGAAGTATTTTAGTGTATAAGGAATTTATTTACACACTTGCCTCTTTATTTTCCTCAGTGTCACCATGAACCCAGACGGTAGCTTCTAAATAATTTTCCCTGCTGGCTCTAAATGTTCCTTGAAGGTATGTACCAGATTTTATGCCTTGTTGTAGCTTACTTAAGGGAAGATGCTCTGAAAATATTACTTTTCCACTTTCTATTTCACTCTGtgaaataaaaaaaccaaaagatgtAGTTAGTATGCAATTCTGCTGTATGCTCAACAAATAACTATTATCACTAGCAGGTCATTTCTTTTACAAACCATCCACACTATGGTATATACAATTCTATGAATTTCAGAGACTATAgcacaatgggaaaaaaaatgctttccaTTTTTAGAGCAACTTACACAAATATTTCAATTTCATTATACTTAGGTGTTTAGCCACCAACATATGTCACTAAGAAGCTCTGCATagccccatctcccctccccaggcctcccaaAATGAAGGTACGTAGTTAAGTGATCAAGTGAGCAGGTGGGTACATGAAGGCTAATTTGAAGCCTCAATTCCATGAAAAGATGGTGGCTACTGAAAGCACaagaaaagctatttttattCTGCCTATTCTAATAGCTAAGGATATAAGATGGAGGGAAGATGGAAACTGATGTAGATCGACAACACCTGTCTTGATTCTTAGACACCTCAAGATCCAAAACCCTGATTGCTTGGCTCCTTTAGtttccttcctcatttcccaCAAGCATTTTCCCACCTTCCAAGGAGATTACTTTATACCTTCTCCTTTTTTGCTTACCTCTGCAACTTCCCTGTTGTCCTTCTTCCCTCTCAGATGTATGACCTCAATCTCCATACTGAGAATCAGAAGCAATCAGAGACCTACTTCATCCTCCCGCCACTAGATCTGCCCACCTACTTGCATCTGTACCACAACCTCAGCTTTCTCTCCtgtaacaataaataaaatgcttctgTTCTTTCAGTTGGGCACTACATACCATCTCCTCTCCTCTATTCAAGAACTTCATCCTGCAATTATCTTCCCTCTCTGGAATCAAATTTCCCCCTCTCTACTGTAACATTCTAACATCGTATAAACTTATAATAATATGAcctattaaaaatgaattttgtttcCCAATCCAGACACTGGCCTGATCCTCTGTCCCACTTAACATCAAAATGCCACAAAAGCATTATCTACAATTGCAGTGTATTCCTTCTTCACAGGCAGTCTCTCATGAATCCACTACAAGCAATTTTCATCCTCAGTCAACTGAAACCATTATTGTCAAGATCACTAACAATATATTGTCTTAGCAAATTCGGTGGTCCATTCTCAGTCctagcaaaattttttaaaatgacctttccttctctgaaatACTTTAGCATCCAAATCatcattcctttgttttctgtccTACTTCACTGGTAGCTCCTCCTTAGTTTCCTCTGCCAATTCGCCTTTTCCTGATCTCTAAATGTTGAAGTGTCCCAAGGCTCAGTGACAGGCCCTCTTCTTCTCTTCATCTACATTTActctcttattttcttccatgtttaaaaaaaaaatcctcttgaTTCTACTTGCTCTCCAACTACCACCTCATTTGTCTCCTTCCCATCACACAATTGAAAGTGTTACAATACTGTAATTTCTCCCTTCCCAGTTTTTCACCTATTCACACTTCCTTTTAGTTTTGTAAAGCAGCTGGCTGAAGACAAGCAGGGATGGGGAAGATGCTGTAAAGACTGGATGTATGTCTAACGGTCTATTACATAAAGCCTATTTCTATGATAACAACCACCACCATTTACTTTTACCATAGgcacgtgccaggcactgagaaAGAATTTTACTAATTCTACTGTTATTATCGCATTCGATCATAACGGTATGAAGTCATTACTAGTAAATATACTTTACACATAAGGAAATGAGGGCTCACCAAAGTGTAATTACCCACTTAGCACACCCTCCCAAATCAGCTATGGCAGTAATCCCTTTACTCATCCCTTTGCCTCTAATCTTGCCCTCAATAATATGCATCATCTTACAAATCAGTCCTCTTTCAAATAACATTTCTGATCATTTACACAAATCAGTCTTCCTTCAAGTAAATACCATTTCTGATCATTCTCCCCCATTCCTCCCAGGCACACTCTCATACTCCCTTAATTTCTTTTAGCCTGCCATTATAATGTAGGGATCCCAGAATTCTATCTGAAACTTTCTCTTCACAGTAGCCCTTTAGTCAGATCCTTGTAAGACAGTTTGAAAATTACTGACCTACAGAACAAATTCTAGGTCCTCATTATCTGGCCCCTACCCTTCCCATTCTACGTCTTAAGActccttctcctccacctttGGGATTAATGCTACAGCTATATGTTCTGTGTCTGTAGTGTCTGCCACTTCTTTGTCAAATACTTACTACTTATTCACAAGCAgccatggattcttttttttttggtgaggaagattgtccctgagctaacaactgctgtcaatcttcctctttttgcttgaagaagactgtccctgagctaacatctgtgccaatcttcctctattttgtatgtaggacaccaccacagcatggcttgatgagcagtgtgtaagtctgcacctgagatccgaacctgcgaaccctgggccaccaaagtgcagcatatgaacttaaccactacaccaccaggccagcccctgtggattccttcatttattcatcaaacaagTAGTCCCAGCATGTGCCAGGATCTACTCAGATTACTAGAGACATATCAGGGAACAGTGCTATTTTAGAAGGTCAAGTCTTTTAGGAACGGCAATTCAATAAGCCTAGCAGAGAGCCACTCTTGTTGTTTCTAACCCAACTCCTATTCCAATTCCAGCTTACTCATCAATATTCCAATTCTTAAATTTGATAACCATAAGCCTATTAACCCAAAGtgactattttaatattttcacttttcaagAACAAAGTAAAACAAGCTCAAACATACCCCTTCTTCAGACAAACAAGCAAGACGATCTATGAGTTCGGGGTTCGCAGTTAGGCTCTTTACATATTCTTCACCTGAAAAATAAGTTTTGTTGTTCttgataaattcaattttttttcttacatatgAAAGGACAAGGATAATCCTGTTTGTGACAATATACCTTTCAACTTTTTTTGGAAAAAACCCCAATATCTGTTGATGTGGTCATGCCTAAGCAGAGGCAGTGGGTCAAGCATATCTATGAGCTTTTATTGCTAAGGCAATTTCAAATGGAGATGGGGGAAACTAACAGCCACTGGGCACCACAACTTACTTAGCTTAGAAATGCtgagaaattaaaacacacaaaaatatcaCATGAAGGTatataagaatatgaaaatattaaatactcaAGTAACCTCTGACCATGGGCCTGTTAACAGTTCCTATTTGCAAatgcatataaaaattaacaGCTTCTACATTAAGACTTACAAGTGAAAGCTGGTATTCCTTCTTCTAtggctttctctttgtttctcctgTCATTTGTTATGAAGACAACTTGCAGCTGATTCTCTGCTGACATTTTCTTCAAATGTTCATTGTACCACTTGGCTGCTACTCGAATGGCTCTATCATTCCTGTCATTAGCATTTTCTCCCTGTTCCTGCTCAACGTAAGTTTCTCTTAatgtaaagggaagaaaaaaaaccgAAACAAGTGGAAATCAACAGAAACGAGGACATGTAAAAAGTCTTAGGAcataaatgcttaataaac
Proteins encoded:
- the DIS3 gene encoding exosome complex exonuclease RRP44 isoform X2, encoding MSAENQLQVVFITNDRRNKEKAIEEGIPAFTCEEYVKSLTANPELIDRLACLSEEGSEIESGKVIFSEHLPLSKLQQGIKSGTYLQGTFRASRENYLEATVWVHGDTEENKEIILQGLKNLNRAIHEDIVAVELLPRNQWVAPSSVVLHDEGQNEDDVEKEEERERILKTAVNEKMLKPTGRVVGIIKRNWRPYCGMLSKSDIKESRRHLFTPADKRIPRIRIETRQASTLEGRRIIVAVDGWPRNSRYPNGHFVKNLGEVGDKETETEVLLLEHDVPHQPFSQAVLSFLPKMPWSITEKDMKNREDLRHLCVCSVDPPGCTDIDDALHCRELENGNFEVGVHIADVSHFIRPGNALDQESARRGTTVYLCEKRIDMVPELLSSNLCSLRCNVDRLAFSCIWEMNHNAEILKTRFTKSAINSKASLTYAEAQMRIDSATMNDDITTSLRGLNKLAKILKKRRIEKGALTLSSPEVRFHMDSETHDPIDLQTKELRETNSMVEEFMLLANISVAKKIHEEFSEHALLRKHPAPPPSNYEILVKAAKSKNLEIKTDTAKSLADSLDRADSPSFPYLNTLLRILATRCMMQAVYFCSGMDNDFHHYGLASPIYTHFTSPIRRYADIIVHRLLAVAIGADCTYPELTDKHKLADLCKNLNFRHKMAQYAQRASVAFHTQLFFKSKGIVSEEAYILFVRKNAIVVLIPKYGLEGTVFFEEKDKPKPRLIYDDEIPSLKIEDTVFHIFDKVKVKIMLDSSNLQHQKIRMSLVEPQIPGISIPMDTSNMDINEPERKKKKLEK
- the DIS3 gene encoding exosome complex exonuclease RRP44 isoform X3, whose translation is MLKSKTFLKKTRAGGVMKIVREHYLRDDIGCGAPGCVACGDAHEGPVLEPQPLDPASSLCPQPHYLLPDTNVLLHQIVSVWRPGTWASVASSLRPPGSLETYVEQEQGENANDRNDRAIRVAAKWYNEHLKKMSAENQLQVVFITNDRRNKEKAIEEGIPAFTCEEYVKSLTANPELIDRLACLSEEGSEIESGKVIFSEHLPLSKLQQGIKSGTYLQGTFRASRENYLEATVWVHGDTEENKEIILQGLKNLNRAIHEDIVAVELLPRNQWVAPSSVVLHDEGQNEDDVEKEEERERILKTAVNEKMLKPTGRVVGIIKRNWRPYCGMLSKSDIKESRRHLFTPADKRIPRIRIETRQASTLEGRRIIVAVDGWPRNSRYPNGHFVKNLGEVGDKETETEVLLLEHDVPHQPFSQAVLSFLPKMPWSITEKDMKNREDLRHLCVCSVDPPGCTDIDDALHCRELENGNFEVGVHIADVSHFIRPGNALDQESARRGTTVYLCEKRIDMVPELLSSNLCSLRCNVDRLAFSCIWEMNHNAEILKTRFTKSAINSKASLTYAEAQMRIDSATMNDDITTSLRGLNKLAKILKKRRIEKGALTLSSPEVRFHMDSETHDPIDLQTKELRETNSMVEEFMLLANISVAKKIHEEFSEHALLRKHPAPPPSNYEILVKAAKSKNLEIKTDTAKSLADSLDRADSPSFPYLNTLLRILATRCMMQAVYFCSGMDNDFHHYGLASPIYTHFTSPIRRYADIIVHRLLAVAIGADCTYPELTDKHKLADLCKNLNFRHKMAQYAQRASVAFHTQLFFKSKGIVSEEAYILFVRKNAIVVLIPKYGLEGTVFFEEKDKPKPRLIYDDEIPSLKIEDTVFHIFDKVKVKIMLDSSNLQHQKIRMSLVEPQIPGISIPMDTSNMDINEPERKKKKLEK
- the DIS3 gene encoding exosome complex exonuclease RRP44 isoform X1: MLKSKTFLKKTRAGGVMKIVREHYLRDDIGCGAPGCVACGDAHEGPVLEPQPLDPASSLCPQPHYLLPDTNVLLHQIDVLEDPAIRNVIVLQTVLQEVRNRSAPVYKRIRDVTNNQEKHFYTFTNEHHRETYVEQEQGENANDRNDRAIRVAAKWYNEHLKKMSAENQLQVVFITNDRRNKEKAIEEGIPAFTCEEYVKSLTANPELIDRLACLSEEGSEIESGKVIFSEHLPLSKLQQGIKSGTYLQGTFRASRENYLEATVWVHGDTEENKEIILQGLKNLNRAIHEDIVAVELLPRNQWVAPSSVVLHDEGQNEDDVEKEEERERILKTAVNEKMLKPTGRVVGIIKRNWRPYCGMLSKSDIKESRRHLFTPADKRIPRIRIETRQASTLEGRRIIVAVDGWPRNSRYPNGHFVKNLGEVGDKETETEVLLLEHDVPHQPFSQAVLSFLPKMPWSITEKDMKNREDLRHLCVCSVDPPGCTDIDDALHCRELENGNFEVGVHIADVSHFIRPGNALDQESARRGTTVYLCEKRIDMVPELLSSNLCSLRCNVDRLAFSCIWEMNHNAEILKTRFTKSAINSKASLTYAEAQMRIDSATMNDDITTSLRGLNKLAKILKKRRIEKGALTLSSPEVRFHMDSETHDPIDLQTKELRETNSMVEEFMLLANISVAKKIHEEFSEHALLRKHPAPPPSNYEILVKAAKSKNLEIKTDTAKSLADSLDRADSPSFPYLNTLLRILATRCMMQAVYFCSGMDNDFHHYGLASPIYTHFTSPIRRYADIIVHRLLAVAIGADCTYPELTDKHKLADLCKNLNFRHKMAQYAQRASVAFHTQLFFKSKGIVSEEAYILFVRKNAIVVLIPKYGLEGTVFFEEKDKPKPRLIYDDEIPSLKIEDTVFHIFDKVKVKIMLDSSNLQHQKIRMSLVEPQIPGISIPMDTSNMDINEPERKKKKLEK